The Prochlorococcus marinus CUG1416 genome has a segment encoding these proteins:
- a CDS encoding DUF1330 domain-containing protein — MDKRGAKGYWISTARIINQDLFDEYVNKVGPWLKEVGGQVFAKDTDPQGKERTEDANLAVICEFPTMRAAVEAYESEEYRELSKLRQEATENSTFTIMEGLDEAAKLRRAMGM, encoded by the coding sequence ATGGATAAAAGAGGAGCTAAAGGTTACTGGATATCAACGGCAAGAATAATTAATCAGGATTTATTTGATGAATATGTAAATAAAGTTGGTCCATGGCTAAAAGAGGTTGGCGGACAAGTTTTTGCAAAAGATACAGATCCTCAAGGAAAGGAGAGGACCGAGGATGCCAATTTAGCCGTTATTTGTGAATTTCCTACCATGAGAGCAGCGGTTGAAGCTTATGAATCTGAAGAATATAGAGAACTTTCAAAACTAAGACAAGAAGCTACTGAAAATTCTACATTCACAATTATGGAAGGTTTAGATGAAGCTGCAAAGCTAAGAAGAGCAATGGGTATGTAA